In one window of Gossypium hirsutum isolate 1008001.06 chromosome A01, Gossypium_hirsutum_v2.1, whole genome shotgun sequence DNA:
- the LOC107918195 gene encoding LOW QUALITY PROTEIN: GPI ethanolamine phosphate transferase 3-like (The sequence of the model RefSeq protein was modified relative to this genomic sequence to represent the inferred CDS: inserted 1 base in 1 codon), protein MWGWWRFGKWTVLIMFLHIISILIFTKGFLLTRTELPHSSHCSDLSQSPCHSSPSSSSCWTKPAVDRLIIIVLDALRFDFVAPSSFFEEKQPWMDKLEVLQRMASENPSSAKIFKAIADPPTTSLQRLKGLTTGALPTFIDVGNSFGAPAIVEDNFINQLIQNGKRVVMMGDDTWTQLFPNHFNKSYPYPSFNVKDLNTVDNGCIEHLLPSLYQQDWDVLIAHFLGVDHAGHIHGVDSTPMIEKLEQYNAVLEKVIKELQNQSGPGKLHENSLLLVMGDHGQTLNGDHGGGSPEEVETSIFAMSFKDLPSLPSEFDSSSCEPSKNICISSIPQLDFAVTVSSLLGVPFPFGSIGRVNPELYALAVCTWNLDDDKTWNNQGQTKLEEWLQNYANVLCINSWQVKRYIDVYSASSVIGFSSEDLFHISDLYSKADENWSYTKNLSSYKHGSSNTSLPVLKRQIVAYSNFLSYVAELARSKWTEFNLKMMGTGIGIMLLSLYCHTLAIKKLNKSYGVSLLSSRDSGISFGLMLTFFMVLIRAGSLLSNSYILKEGKAANFLLATTGIMTLRYSFMKNKMLIEAAIFLLLTFIFRIAIEVGLYKQAATSQFMSSSSSWMLGISISPSLWTYMAEIVPILALIILGYFLYKSISSCCWGIPKYVIMGTILSYFXIALHWISESNILDLAHFLKGFGKNSIPRTVYAITLVQLSLLAIVPIFSKEETSNCRGSLFVKMMSILSACSSTIIILQGKQGALVALGSLLAGYCMMRLQGIEKHTVSGTAGISILGPLPVLQWSLLAVCLLFASGHWCAFDGLRYGAAFVGFDEFILIPQAILLTIDTFGFSHILSVFGLPLFVAFPSPFYQTEHKSLFPIKLFWIFMVYGLITAITATATILCVTIQRRHLMVWGLFAPKFVFDVVGLILTDLLIFVASIYYFDGVEDRIGNAKLRRLW, encoded by the exons ATGTGGGGATGGTGGAGATTCGGAAAATGGACGGTCCTGATTATGTTCCTTCACATCATTTCCATTTTGATCTTCACCAAAGGCTTTCTCTTAACCCGAACTGAACTTCCCCATTCCAGCCACTGCTCTGATCTTTCTCAATCTCCTTGCCATTCGtccccttcttcttcttcttgttggACCAAGCCTGCCGTTGACCGTCTCATCATCATTGTTCTCGATGCGCTGCGATTTGATTTCGTTGCTCCAAGCTCCTTTTTTGAGGAAAAACAACCTTGGATGGATAAGCTCGAAGTGTTACAGAGGATGGCTTCAGAGAATCCTTCTTCAGCTAAGATTTTTAAAGCTATTGCTGACCCACCTACTACCAGCTTGCAACGTCTgaag GGATTGACAACAGGGGCGCTCCCTACTTTTATCGATGTTGGGAATAGCTTTGGTGCTCCTGCCATTGTTGAAGACAATTTCATTAATCAG ttGATTCAAAATGGGAAGAGAGTGGTGATGATGGGAGACGATACATGGACACAGTTGTTTCCTAATCATTTTAACAAATCCTATCCATATCCTTCTTTTAATGTTAAGGATCTCAACACG GTAGATAATGGATGCATTGAACACCTACTTCCATCATTATATCAACAAGACTGGGATGTCCTTATTGCGCACTTTCTTGGTGTG GATCATGCAGGCCATATCCATGGTGTTGATTCCACTCCAATGATCGAAAAACTGGAGCAGTACAATGCAGTTTTAGAG AAAGTAATTAAAGAGCTCCAGAACCAGTCTGGACCTGGCAAGTTACATGAGAATAGTTTACTTCTTGTAATGGGTGATCATGGACAAACCTTAAACGGGGATCATGGAGGAGGAAGTCCTGAGGAG GTTGAAACATCAATATTTGCTATGAGTTTTAAAGATTTGCCTTCCCTGCCATCTGAATTTGATTCTTCATCTTGTGAG CCTAGCAAAAATATATGTATCAGCTCCATCCCACAG CTTGATTTTGCAGTAACAGTATCATCGCTGCTTGGTGTCCCCTTTCCGTTTGGAAG CATCGGGCGTGTTAATCCTGAGTTATATGCTTTAGCTgtttgtacatggaacttggatgACGATAAGACATGGAACAACCAGGGTCAAACAAAGTTGGAAGAATGGTTGCAAAATTATGCTAATGTCCTCTGCATCAATTCATGGCAg GTGAAAAGATATATTGATGTTTATTCTGCTTCATCAGTCATCGGATTTTCCTCTGAAGACCTATTCCATATATCAGATTTATACTCTAAAGCAGATGAGAATTGGTCATATACTAAGAATTTATCTTCGTACAAACATGGAAGTTCCAACACATCATTGCCAGTTCTCAAAAGGCAAATAGTTGCCTATTCTAATTTTCTTTCTTATGTTGCTGAGCTGGCTCGTTCCAAGTGGACTGAGTTTAATTTAAAGATGATGGGCACCGGCATTGGgattatgttattatctttataTTGTCATACGCTGGCCATTAAGAAGCTGAATAAGTCCTATGGTGTCTCTCTTCTGTCATCCAGAGATTCTGGAATTTCCTTTGGGTTAATGCTTACTTTCTTTATGGTACTGATACGTGCAGGGAGTCTACTTTCAAATAGTTATATTT TGAAAGAAGGGAAAGCTGCAAATTTCCTCTTGGCCACTACTGGCATCATGACATTACGTTATTCTTTCATGAAGAACAAGATGCTCATTGAA GCAGCTATATTTCTTCTTTTGACATTCATTTTTAGGATTGCTATTGAAGTTGGTCTTTACAAGCAAGCTGCCACTTCTCAATTCATGAGTTCATCCTCTTCATGGATGCTTGGGATTTCTATAAGCCCATCGTTGTGGACATATATGGCTGAGATTGTGCCGATTCTTGCATTGATCATTTTAGGTTACTTTTTATACAAGTCCATTTCTAGCTGCTGTTGGGGAATTCCAAAATATGTTATCATGGGAACAATTTTAAGCTATT TCATAGCATTGCATTGGATTTCTGAAAGCAACATATTGGATCTGGCCCATTTTCTTAAAGGATTTGGAAAAAATTCCATCCCTCGGACAGTTTATGCTATCACACTTGTTCAGCTGTCACTGTTGGCAATTGTTCCTATTTTCAGCAAGGAGGAAACTTCAAATTGCAGAGGAAGCTTGTTTGTTAAAATGATGTCTATTTTATCTGCATGTAGTTCAACAATTATTATTCTCCAAGGAAAACAAGGTGCATTGGTTGCATTAGGATCCTTGTTAGCAG GTTATTGCATGATGAGGCTTCAAGGCATAGAAAAACATACCGTCAGTGGAACTGCAGGAATTTCAATTTTGGGCCCTCTTCCTGTTTTGCAGTGGAGTCTGTTAGCTGTGTGTCTGCTTTTTGCAAGTGGTCACTG GTGTGCTTTTGATGGCCTGCGATATGGTGCTGCATTTGTCGG GTTTGACGAGTTCATTCTCATACCACAAGCAATCCTCCTTACAATCGATACATTTGGATTTTCTCACATCCTTTCTGTATTTGGACTACCTCTTTTTGTTGCATTTCCATCTCCATTCTATCAGACCGAGCACAAAAGTCTCTTTCCTATAAAGTTGTTTTGG ATATTTATGGTGTATGGACTCATTACTGCTATTACCGCCACTGCTACTATACTATGTGTCACCATCCAACGGCGGCATTTAATG GTATGGGGATTATTTGCACCCAAGTTTGTTTTTGATGTGGTGGGGCTTATCCTTACTGATCTCCTCATTTTTGTGGCATCCATTTACTACTTTGATGGAGTAGAGGATCGTATTGGCAATGCCAAATTGAGGAGGCTCTGGTAG